One stretch of Streptomyces sp. A2-16 DNA includes these proteins:
- a CDS encoding PQQ-dependent sugar dehydrogenase, with translation MTGRTRRFEGTMIVHRRAVTAVLAATTLLLTAGCSSDGTGGGGSPDGGDSASSSSTASGSTPTQQAAEATPPAKGSVKVVRTVAEDLKTPWGLAPLPDGDLLVSSRDEGTLTRVDGTSGRKTELGQVSGVSAAGEGGLLGIALSPDYASDHMVYAYFTSDSDNRIVRMVYDEQKASGEQLGAPDTVFKGIPKGFIHNGGRIAFGPDKMLYAGTGESGNTGLSQDRDSLGGKILRLTPEGDPAPGNPFPGSPVYSYGHRNVQGLTWDSKQRMFASEFGQDTWDELNAIKPGDNYGWPTAEGRSDDKQFHNPIAQWQTDDASPSGVAYAEGSVWMAGLKGQRLWRVPLKGTAASADPQSFLKGEYGRLRTVVAAGGDKLWLVTSNTDGRGSPKAGDDKILEIQVS, from the coding sequence ATGACAGGTAGGACTCGCCGCTTCGAAGGGACCATGATCGTGCATCGTCGAGCTGTGACGGCCGTGTTGGCCGCGACCACGCTCCTGCTGACGGCCGGCTGCTCCTCCGACGGCACCGGAGGAGGCGGCTCACCGGACGGCGGGGACAGCGCCTCATCGAGCAGTACGGCCTCGGGGTCCACGCCCACCCAGCAGGCCGCGGAGGCGACCCCGCCGGCGAAGGGCTCGGTGAAGGTCGTGCGCACGGTCGCCGAGGACCTCAAGACCCCCTGGGGCCTCGCCCCGCTCCCGGACGGCGACCTGCTCGTCTCCTCACGGGACGAGGGCACCCTCACCAGGGTCGACGGCACGTCGGGCCGGAAGACGGAGCTGGGCCAGGTCTCCGGGGTCTCCGCGGCGGGCGAGGGCGGTCTCCTGGGCATCGCCCTGTCCCCGGACTACGCCTCCGACCACATGGTCTATGCCTACTTCACCTCCGACTCGGACAACCGCATCGTCAGGATGGTCTACGACGAGCAGAAGGCGTCCGGCGAGCAGCTGGGCGCCCCCGACACCGTCTTCAAGGGCATCCCCAAGGGCTTCATCCACAACGGCGGCCGGATCGCCTTCGGCCCGGACAAGATGCTCTACGCGGGCACCGGCGAGAGCGGCAACACCGGCCTCTCCCAGGACCGCGACTCCCTGGGCGGCAAGATCCTGCGCCTGACCCCGGAGGGCGACCCGGCCCCGGGCAACCCGTTCCCGGGCTCCCCGGTGTATTCGTACGGCCACCGCAATGTGCAGGGCCTCACCTGGGACTCCAAACAGCGCATGTTCGCCTCGGAGTTCGGCCAGGACACCTGGGACGAGCTGAACGCGATCAAGCCAGGCGACAACTACGGCTGGCCGACGGCCGAGGGCAGGTCCGACGACAAGCAGTTCCACAACCCGATAGCCCAGTGGCAGACCGACGACGCCTCCCCCAGCGGGGTCGCCTACGCCGAGGGCTCCGTCTGGATGGCCGGTCTGAAGGGCCAGCGCCTGTGGCGCGTCCCCTTGAAGGGCACGGCGGCCTCCGCCGACCCGCAGTCGTTCCTGAAGGGCGAGTACGGCCGGCTGCGCACGGTGGTCGCCGCGGGCGGGGACAAGCTGTGGCTCGTCACCAGCAACACCGACGGCCGCGGCAGCCCCAAGGCGGGGGACGACAAGATCCTGGAGATACAGGTCAGCTAG
- a CDS encoding aldo/keto reductase, protein MERRTIGAAALAVGAVGLGCMPMSWAYSGSRQRGDESVRAVHRALDLGSTLLDTADMYGPFTNELLLGRVLKERREDAFVSTKVGLLVGEQHIVANGRPGYVKRACDASLRRLQTDVIDLYQLHREDPEVPVEETWGAMAELVQAGKVRSLGLCAMGARGGRRSGTRLYDATIRQLRRVQQVFPVSAVEAELSVWSPEALETLVPWCAARGIGFLAAMPLGNGFLTGTLTPGEGFEPDDVRARHPRFTAEMTAANQPIVSGLRRIAARHGEGVTPAQVALAWVLAQGGHVVPVPGTKQERWVTENAAAATLRLTTQDLTEVAQLPAAQGSWD, encoded by the coding sequence GTGGAGCGCAGGACGATCGGCGCGGCGGCGCTCGCGGTGGGAGCCGTCGGACTCGGGTGCATGCCGATGAGCTGGGCCTACAGCGGGTCGCGGCAGCGGGGCGACGAGTCGGTCAGGGCCGTGCACCGGGCGCTCGATCTGGGTTCGACGCTGCTGGACACGGCCGACATGTACGGCCCGTTCACCAACGAGCTTTTGCTGGGGCGGGTGTTGAAGGAGCGGCGCGAGGACGCGTTCGTGTCGACCAAGGTCGGTCTGCTGGTGGGCGAGCAGCACATCGTGGCCAACGGCCGCCCCGGCTATGTGAAACGGGCCTGCGACGCCTCTCTTCGGCGCCTCCAGACCGATGTGATCGACCTCTACCAGCTGCACCGCGAGGATCCCGAGGTCCCGGTCGAGGAGACCTGGGGCGCGATGGCGGAGCTCGTACAGGCCGGAAAGGTACGGTCGTTGGGGCTGTGCGCGATGGGGGCGCGGGGCGGGCGCCGCTCCGGGACACGGCTGTACGACGCGACGATCCGGCAGTTGCGGCGGGTCCAGCAGGTCTTCCCGGTGAGCGCGGTGGAGGCGGAGCTGTCGGTGTGGTCGCCGGAGGCGCTGGAGACGCTGGTGCCGTGGTGCGCCGCGCGCGGCATCGGCTTCCTGGCGGCGATGCCCCTCGGCAACGGCTTCCTGACCGGCACCCTGACCCCGGGCGAGGGCTTCGAACCGGACGACGTCCGTGCCCGCCACCCCCGCTTCACCGCCGAGATGACGGCCGCGAACCAGCCGATCGTCTCCGGCCTGCGCCGCATCGCGGCCCGGCACGGGGAGGGAGTGACCCCGGCCCAGGTGGCACTCGCGTGGGTGCTGGCACAGGGCGGTCACGTGGTCCCGGTGCCGGGCACCAAGCAGGAGCGCTGGGTGACGGAGAACGCAGCGGCGGCCACCCTCCGCCTGACCACCCAGGACCTCACGGAGGTGGCACAACTGCCGGCGGCCCAGGGGTCGTGGGACTAG
- a CDS encoding 2-hydroxyacid dehydrogenase, which yields MSADVWLPIPPDDIEGLPEGPDYRFWNGEEDFPADPADCAYYVVPYMKPLDVVLRPMPHLSSVEVVQTLSAGVDNVTPGLKHLRSGVRLCNARGVHEASTAELTLTLILASLRGIPGFVRAQDKGEWRGGFHPALADKSVLIVGYGSIGSAIEDRLVPFEVARVARVARSARTTERGPVHPLAELPALLPSADVVILSTPLDETTRHLADADFLARMKDGALLVNVARGAVVDTKALLAELDTGRITAALDVTDPEPLPLEHPLWRAPGVLVSPHVGGPTSAFLPRAKRLLVDQLNRYVNQEPLRNVILTTGPDGA from the coding sequence ATGAGTGCTGACGTGTGGCTTCCCATCCCGCCCGACGACATCGAGGGGCTCCCCGAAGGCCCCGACTACCGCTTCTGGAACGGTGAGGAGGACTTCCCTGCGGACCCGGCCGACTGCGCGTACTACGTCGTCCCCTACATGAAGCCCCTGGACGTCGTCCTGCGGCCGATGCCCCACCTGAGCTCCGTCGAGGTCGTGCAGACGCTGTCGGCCGGCGTCGACAACGTGACGCCGGGCCTGAAGCACCTGCGGTCCGGCGTGCGGCTGTGCAACGCGCGCGGTGTGCACGAGGCGAGCACCGCCGAGCTCACGCTCACCCTGATCCTCGCCTCGCTGCGCGGGATCCCCGGCTTCGTGCGGGCCCAGGACAAGGGGGAGTGGCGCGGCGGGTTCCACCCCGCACTCGCCGACAAGAGCGTCCTCATCGTCGGCTACGGCTCGATCGGCTCCGCCATCGAGGACCGGCTCGTGCCGTTCGAGGTCGCGCGGGTGGCGCGCGTCGCGCGCTCCGCGCGCACCACGGAGCGCGGCCCCGTGCACCCGCTCGCCGAACTGCCCGCCCTGCTCCCCTCGGCGGACGTCGTCATCCTGTCCACGCCCCTCGACGAGACCACACGTCATCTGGCCGACGCCGACTTCCTGGCCCGTATGAAGGACGGCGCGCTCCTCGTGAACGTCGCCCGCGGTGCCGTGGTCGACACCAAGGCGCTGCTCGCCGAACTGGACACCGGCCGCATCACCGCCGCCCTCGACGTCACCGACCCGGAGCCGCTGCCCCTGGAGCACCCCTTGTGGCGGGCGCCGGGCGTACTCGTCAGTCCCCACGTCGGAGGACCCACGTCCGCGTTCCTGCCGCGCGCCAAGCGCCTGTTGGTGGACCAGTTGAACCGCTATGTGAACCAGGAGCCGCTGCGCAACGTGATCCTTACGACGGGACCGGACGGCGCGTGA
- a CDS encoding EAL domain-containing protein: protein MSSPPSPTTTLDGALRARPARGALPSRPPAFRGGSSLVHQLLLALVCAGYAVGSALGWGSREAALIMGDFGLSAAAGTAAVSCFVYARNRRVRFRPAWLLFALSSTMASLGNLIWGWYEVVLGRNVPNPSYADLFFLCFAPPAIVGLLVLAKRPVTKAGWVCLGLDAWLIGGSLLTLSWSLALAQAAKSEGPSVAHTALSLAYPLLDIALVSMVLALHFRRSAVNRTAVNTAIGALALTVMCDALFTSPLLHNNYRSGQLLDAGWFAGSLLLAYAPWAAPRLSGGDRQRPAGHTRVVHEHLPRQRFGIQHHPSAQGAQGGEHGRYPATRPITGSLAALTPYLAAAVCTLGILYNVLNGRSVDRVVLLTGGTVVLALVMRQGIMLLDNITLTQELAQKENHFRSLVQGSSDVIMIAAPNGILRYVSPAAAGVYGCPAEELVGTELAGLIHPEDLGCVVHEVRRFLAANPLEEPTTRIECRFKSGDGGWLNVESTVNRHHGGLIFNSRDVTERVRLQAQLQHNAEHDPLTDLPNRALFTRRVQQALSGRRSSDRGTAVLFIDLDGFKAVNDTIGHQAGDELLVQAARRLQDAVRHGDTASRLGGDEFAALIVGDGTRDRTAREGHILELADRLRITLSQPYLIDGNDVRVAASIGVAFAEPGLGAGELLRNADLAMYRAKAGGKGRVELYAPQMQQDVVRKAELATRLRAALHDGEFALLHQPVVCLEDGRITSLSAQARWRSSQGVLFTPAEFLRVAEDSDRTQELGRWILEEAVEQAAERAANGLTVPVAVRMSAQRLLDRSLPLGSVEALLTRHGLPSGSLVIELSDTDPRVSLDELERRLTAIRRVGVRIALDGFGSGYAAITALRRLPVDVLKLDRSLVEGVVESARLHKITSGLLRIAGDLGLQSVADGVDLPEQVVALRAMGCTHGQGMAFAGPLDEYRLRRALASGHYPVPHGSAEPAFAGGGAGVYTGGMTAVLGGGTPLRSHNETPVPPT from the coding sequence GTGAGTTCGCCCCCGTCTCCCACGACCACTCTCGACGGAGCGCTGCGGGCCCGGCCCGCACGGGGGGCGCTGCCCTCCCGGCCGCCGGCCTTCCGCGGCGGGTCGAGCCTGGTCCACCAACTCCTCCTCGCCCTGGTGTGCGCGGGATACGCCGTCGGTTCCGCACTCGGCTGGGGCTCGCGCGAAGCGGCCCTGATCATGGGCGACTTCGGGCTGAGCGCCGCGGCGGGCACCGCCGCCGTGTCGTGCTTCGTCTACGCCCGCAACCGCAGGGTCCGCTTTCGGCCCGCCTGGCTGCTCTTCGCGCTCTCCTCGACGATGGCGTCCCTCGGCAACCTGATCTGGGGGTGGTACGAAGTCGTCCTGGGCCGCAACGTGCCCAACCCGAGCTACGCCGACCTGTTCTTCCTCTGCTTCGCGCCACCCGCCATCGTGGGCCTGCTGGTCCTCGCCAAGCGGCCGGTGACGAAGGCGGGTTGGGTCTGCCTGGGCCTCGACGCCTGGCTGATCGGCGGCTCGCTGCTCACGCTCTCGTGGAGCCTCGCCCTGGCCCAGGCGGCCAAGTCGGAGGGGCCCAGCGTCGCGCACACCGCGCTGTCCCTGGCGTACCCGCTGCTGGACATCGCCCTGGTCAGCATGGTCCTCGCCCTGCACTTCCGGCGCTCGGCGGTCAACCGCACCGCGGTGAACACCGCGATCGGCGCGCTCGCCCTGACCGTGATGTGCGACGCCCTGTTCACCTCGCCGCTGCTCCACAACAACTACCGCTCCGGCCAATTGCTGGACGCCGGCTGGTTCGCCGGCTCCCTGCTCCTCGCCTACGCCCCCTGGGCCGCGCCCCGGCTGTCGGGCGGTGACCGGCAGCGGCCGGCCGGGCACACGCGCGTGGTCCACGAACACCTGCCCAGGCAGCGGTTCGGGATCCAGCACCACCCGTCCGCGCAGGGAGCGCAGGGCGGTGAGCACGGTCGGTATCCGGCCACCCGCCCCATCACCGGGTCGCTGGCGGCCCTCACCCCGTATCTCGCCGCCGCCGTCTGCACGCTGGGGATCCTCTACAACGTCCTCAACGGCCGCAGCGTGGACCGCGTCGTGCTGCTCACCGGCGGCACCGTCGTGCTCGCGCTCGTGATGCGCCAGGGCATCATGCTGCTCGACAACATCACCCTCACCCAGGAACTGGCGCAGAAGGAGAACCACTTCCGCTCCCTGGTGCAGGGCTCCAGCGACGTCATCATGATCGCCGCACCCAACGGCATCCTCCGCTACGTCTCCCCGGCGGCCGCAGGCGTCTACGGATGCCCCGCCGAGGAACTCGTGGGCACGGAACTGGCCGGTCTCATCCACCCCGAGGACCTGGGCTGCGTGGTGCACGAGGTGCGCCGCTTCCTCGCCGCCAACCCCCTCGAAGAACCCACCACCCGCATCGAGTGCCGCTTCAAGTCCGGCGACGGCGGCTGGCTCAACGTCGAGTCCACCGTCAACCGTCACCACGGCGGCCTCATCTTCAACAGCCGGGACGTGACCGAAAGAGTGCGCCTGCAGGCGCAGCTCCAGCACAACGCCGAGCACGACCCGCTGACCGACCTGCCCAACCGCGCCCTGTTCACCCGGCGCGTCCAGCAGGCCCTGTCCGGCCGCCGTTCCTCCGACCGCGGCACGGCCGTCCTCTTCATCGACCTGGACGGCTTCAAGGCCGTCAACGACACGATCGGACACCAGGCCGGGGACGAACTGCTCGTCCAGGCCGCCCGCAGACTGCAGGACGCGGTCCGCCACGGCGACACCGCATCCCGGCTCGGCGGGGACGAGTTCGCCGCCCTGATCGTCGGGGACGGCACCCGGGACCGCACCGCACGCGAAGGCCACATCCTGGAGCTCGCCGACCGTCTCAGGATCACGCTCTCGCAGCCGTACCTCATCGACGGCAACGATGTCCGGGTCGCCGCCTCCATCGGTGTCGCCTTCGCCGAACCCGGCCTCGGAGCGGGCGAGCTCCTGCGCAACGCGGACCTCGCGATGTACCGCGCCAAGGCGGGCGGCAAGGGCCGCGTCGAGCTGTACGCGCCCCAGATGCAGCAGGACGTCGTCCGCAAGGCGGAGCTGGCCACACGCCTGCGTGCCGCGCTGCACGACGGCGAGTTCGCCCTGCTGCACCAGCCCGTGGTCTGTCTGGAGGACGGCCGGATCACCTCGCTCTCCGCCCAGGCGCGCTGGCGCTCCTCCCAGGGGGTGCTGTTCACGCCCGCGGAGTTCCTGCGGGTGGCCGAGGACAGCGACCGGACGCAGGAGCTGGGGCGCTGGATCCTGGAGGAGGCCGTGGAACAGGCCGCCGAGCGGGCGGCCAACGGCCTCACCGTGCCCGTGGCGGTCAGGATGAGTGCCCAGCGGCTCCTCGACCGCTCGCTGCCCCTGGGCTCCGTCGAGGCGCTGTTGACCCGGCACGGGCTGCCCTCGGGCTCCCTGGTCATCGAGCTCTCCGACACCGACCCCCGGGTCTCCCTGGACGAGCTGGAGCGCCGGCTGACCGCGATCCGGCGCGTCGGGGTCCGGATCGCTCTGGACGGGTTCGGCAGCGGTTACGCGGCGATCACCGCGCTGCGCAGACTCCCCGTCGACGTGCTGAAGCTCGACCGCAGTCTGGTCGAGGGCGTCGTGGAGTCCGCCCGGCTGCACAAGATCACCAGCGGGCTGCTCAGGATCGCCGGGGACCTCGGGCTGCAGTCCGTGGCCGACGGGGTGGACCTTCCCGAACAGGTGGTCGCCCTGCGCGCGATGGGCTGCACGCACGGCCAGGGCATGGCGTTCGCCGGGCCGTTGGACGAGTACCGGCTGCGCAGGGCGCTGGCCTCGGGGCACTATCCGGTGCCGCACGGCTCGGCGGAGCCCGCGTTCGCCGGCGGGGGTGCGGGGGTGTACACCGGTGGCATGACTGCCGTACTCGGTGGTGGGACGCCCCTCCGCTCACATAATGAGACTCCCGTCCCACCCACTTGA
- a CDS encoding acetolactate synthase large subunit translates to MTEQATGAHPQPRPRSGGQQSAPEHVTGAQSLIRSLEEVGAETVFGIPGGAILPAYDPLMDSTRVRHVLVRHEQGAGHAATGYAQATGKVGVCMATSGPGATNLVTPIADAHMDSVPLVAITGQVASKAIGTDAFQEADIVGITMPITKHNFLVTKAEDIPRVIAQAFHIASTGRPGPVLVDIAKDALQAKTTFSWPPVMDLPGYRPVTKPHAKQIREGAKLITQAKRPVLYVGGGVIKAGATAELKVLAELTGAPVTTTLMGLGAFPDSHPLHVGMPGMHGSVTAVTALQKADLIVALGTRFDDRVTGKLDSFAPHAKIVHADIDPAEIGKNRAADVPIVGDAREVIADLVQAVQKEHSEGHQGDYTAWWKDLSRWRETYPLGYDLPADGSLSPQQVIERIGQLAPEGTIFAAGVGQHQMWSAHFIQYEKPATWLNSGGAGTMGYAVPAAMGAKAGMPGNTVWAIDGDGCFQMTNQELTTCALNNIPIKVAIINNGALGMVRQWQTLFYNQRYSNTVLHSGPEDINPDAKGTRVPDFVKLSEAMGCVGLRCERPEDLDKVIAEANSINDRPVVVDFIVHEDAMVWPMVAAGTSNDEIMAARDVRPDFGDNEDD, encoded by the coding sequence ATGACCGAGCAGGCCACCGGGGCCCATCCGCAGCCGCGGCCCCGATCCGGAGGACAGCAGTCCGCCCCCGAGCACGTCACGGGCGCGCAGTCCCTCATCCGCTCTCTCGAGGAGGTCGGCGCCGAGACGGTATTCGGTATCCCCGGCGGTGCCATCCTTCCGGCGTACGACCCGCTGATGGACTCCACCCGCGTGCGGCACGTCCTGGTCCGTCACGAGCAGGGCGCGGGTCACGCGGCCACCGGTTACGCGCAGGCCACCGGCAAGGTCGGCGTCTGCATGGCGACCTCGGGTCCCGGTGCCACCAACCTGGTCACCCCGATCGCGGACGCCCACATGGACTCGGTGCCGCTCGTGGCGATCACCGGGCAGGTGGCCTCCAAGGCGATCGGCACGGACGCCTTCCAGGAGGCGGACATCGTCGGCATCACCATGCCGATCACCAAGCACAACTTCCTGGTCACCAAGGCCGAGGACATCCCGCGGGTCATCGCGCAGGCCTTCCACATCGCCTCCACGGGCCGCCCCGGACCGGTCCTGGTCGACATCGCCAAGGACGCCCTCCAGGCGAAGACGACCTTCTCCTGGCCGCCCGTCATGGACCTGCCCGGCTACCGTCCGGTGACCAAGCCGCACGCCAAGCAGATCCGCGAGGGCGCCAAGCTGATCACCCAGGCCAAGCGGCCCGTCCTCTACGTCGGCGGCGGTGTCATCAAGGCCGGTGCCACCGCCGAGCTGAAGGTCCTCGCAGAACTCACCGGAGCTCCCGTCACCACCACCCTGATGGGGCTCGGCGCATTCCCCGACAGCCACCCGCTGCACGTGGGAATGCCGGGCATGCATGGTTCGGTCACCGCCGTCACCGCGCTGCAGAAGGCCGACCTGATCGTCGCCCTCGGTACCCGCTTCGACGACCGCGTCACGGGCAAGCTGGACAGCTTCGCCCCGCACGCCAAGATCGTCCACGCCGACATCGACCCGGCCGAGATCGGCAAGAACCGCGCCGCCGACGTGCCGATCGTCGGTGACGCCCGCGAGGTCATCGCCGACCTGGTCCAGGCCGTCCAGAAGGAGCACAGCGAGGGCCACCAGGGCGACTACACCGCCTGGTGGAAGGACCTGTCCCGGTGGCGCGAGACCTACCCGCTCGGCTACGACCTGCCCGCCGACGGCTCGCTCTCCCCGCAGCAGGTCATCGAGCGGATCGGACAGCTCGCCCCCGAGGGCACGATCTTCGCCGCGGGCGTCGGCCAGCACCAGATGTGGTCCGCGCACTTCATCCAGTACGAGAAGCCCGCGACCTGGCTGAACTCCGGCGGCGCCGGAACCATGGGCTACGCGGTCCCGGCCGCGATGGGCGCCAAGGCCGGCATGCCGGGCAACACGGTCTGGGCGATCGACGGCGACGGCTGCTTCCAGATGACCAACCAGGAACTGACCACCTGCGCCCTGAACAACATCCCGATCAAGGTCGCCATCATCAACAACGGCGCCCTCGGGATGGTCCGGCAGTGGCAGACCCTCTTCTACAACCAGCGCTACTCCAACACCGTGCTGCACAGCGGCCCGGAGGACATCAACCCGGACGCGAAGGGCACGCGCGTGCCGGACTTCGTGAAGCTGTCCGAGGCGATGGGCTGCGTGGGCCTGCGCTGCGAGCGCCCGGAGGACCTGGACAAGGTCATCGCGGAGGCGAACTCCATCAACGACCGTCCCGTCGTCGTCGACTTCATCGTCCACGAGGACGCGATGGTGTGGCCGATGGTCGCCGCCGGCACCTCCAACGACGAGATCATGGCCGCCCGGGACGTCCGCCCCGACTTCGGCGACAACGAAGACGACTGA
- the ilvN gene encoding acetolactate synthase small subunit, translating into MSKHTLSVLVENTPGILARIAALFSRRGFNIDSLAVGVTEHPEISRITIVVTVVDELPLEQVTKQLNKLVNVLKIVELEPGAAVQRELVLVKVRADNETRSQIVEIVQLFRAKTVDVSPEAVTIEATGSSDKLSAMLKMLEPFGIKELVQSGTIAIGRGARSITDRSLRALDRSA; encoded by the coding sequence ATGTCCAAGCACACGCTCTCCGTCCTGGTGGAGAACACCCCGGGCATCCTGGCCCGGATCGCCGCCCTGTTCTCCCGCCGCGGCTTCAACATCGACTCGCTCGCGGTCGGTGTCACCGAGCACCCCGAGATCTCGCGCATCACGATCGTGGTCACCGTGGTCGACGAACTGCCGCTGGAACAGGTGACCAAGCAGCTCAACAAGCTGGTCAACGTCCTGAAGATCGTCGAACTGGAGCCGGGCGCCGCGGTTCAGCGTGAACTCGTTCTGGTGAAGGTGCGCGCCGACAACGAGACGCGCTCCCAGATCGTCGAGATCGTCCAGCTGTTCCGCGCCAAGACCGTCGACGTCTCCCCGGAGGCCGTCACGATCGAGGCCACCGGCTCCAGCGACAAGCTGTCCGCCATGCTCAAGATGCTGGAGCCCTTCGGCATCAAGGAACTGGTCCAGTCCGGCACCATCGCGATCGGCCGCGGCGCGCGCTCGATCACGGACCGCTCGCTGCGCGCCCTCGACCGCAGCGCGTGA
- the ilvC gene encoding ketol-acid reductoisomerase, with translation MAELFYDADADLSIIQGRKVAVIGYGSQGHAHALSLRDSGVDVRVGLHEGSKSKAKAEEQGLRVVTPSEAAAEADVIMILVPDPIQAQVYEESIKDNLSDGDALFFGHGLNIRFDFIKPPANVDVCMVAPKGPGHLVRRQYEEGRGVPCIAAVEQDASGNAFALALSYAKGIGGTRAGVIKTTFTEETETDLFGEQAVLCGGTAALVKAGFETLTEAGYQPEIAYFECLHELKLIVDLMYEGGLEKMRWSISETAEWGDYVTGPRIITDATKAEMKKVLAEIQDGTFAREWMAEYHGGLKKYNEYKQQDSEHLLETTGKQLRKLMSWVDEEA, from the coding sequence GTGGCCGAGCTGTTCTACGACGCCGACGCCGACCTGTCCATCATCCAGGGCCGCAAGGTCGCGGTCATCGGTTACGGCAGCCAGGGCCACGCCCACGCGCTGTCGCTCCGTGACTCGGGTGTCGACGTGCGTGTCGGTCTGCACGAGGGCTCCAAGTCCAAGGCCAAGGCCGAGGAGCAGGGCCTGCGCGTGGTGACGCCCTCCGAGGCCGCCGCCGAGGCCGACGTCATCATGATCCTGGTCCCGGACCCGATCCAGGCCCAGGTCTACGAGGAGTCCATCAAGGACAACCTGAGCGACGGCGACGCGCTGTTCTTCGGCCACGGCCTGAACATCCGCTTCGACTTCATCAAGCCGCCGGCCAATGTCGACGTCTGCATGGTCGCCCCCAAGGGCCCGGGCCACCTCGTGCGCCGCCAGTACGAGGAGGGCCGCGGCGTTCCGTGTATCGCGGCCGTCGAGCAGGACGCGTCGGGCAACGCCTTCGCGCTCGCGCTGTCGTACGCCAAGGGCATCGGCGGCACCCGCGCGGGCGTCATCAAGACGACCTTCACCGAGGAGACCGAGACCGACCTGTTCGGTGAGCAGGCCGTTCTCTGCGGTGGTACGGCCGCGCTGGTCAAGGCCGGTTTCGAGACGCTGACCGAGGCCGGCTACCAGCCGGAGATCGCGTACTTCGAGTGCCTGCACGAGCTGAAGCTCATCGTCGACCTCATGTACGAGGGCGGCCTGGAGAAGATGCGCTGGTCGATCTCCGAGACCGCCGAGTGGGGCGACTACGTCACCGGCCCGCGGATCATCACGGACGCCACCAAGGCCGAGATGAAGAAGGTCCTCGCCGAGATCCAGGACGGCACCTTCGCCCGTGAGTGGATGGCCGAGTACCACGGCGGTCTGAAGAAGTACAACGAGTACAAGCAGCAGGACTCCGAGCACCTGCTGGAGACCACCGGCAAGCAGCTCCGCAAGCTGATGAGCTGGGTCGACGAGGAGGCGTAG